In Leguminivora glycinivorella isolate SPB_JAAS2020 chromosome 11, LegGlyc_1.1, whole genome shotgun sequence, a single window of DNA contains:
- the LOC125231200 gene encoding uncharacterized protein LOC125231200, producing MCLAKEENSPQKEVSPPRSPWAKLLNRQNSKPRLPRKVASSTRVNLNKCWSKLGELISNNSPRADLPSQKTAYPEEPIIVPFSDFFYPLDPVKPAPVEDDDNAENQNIVNTSRFELISDDSEINDNMANEVREICYAANKHNCFVCKICY from the exons ATGTGTTTAGCTAAGGAAGAGAATTCACCGCAAAAGGAGGTGTCGCCTCCGAGGTCGCCTTGGGCAAAGCTTCTGAACCGACAG AACTCCAAACCGAGGCTTCCTCGTAAAGTGGCGAGCTCTACGCGTGTGAATCTTAACAAGTGCTGGTCGAAGCTTGGAGAGCTGATCTCCAACAATTCGCCGCGCGCTGACCTGCCATCACAAAAGACTGCATATCCTGAGGAACCTATTATAGTGCCTTTCTCCGACTTTTTCTATCCCTTGGACCCGGTCAAACCGGCGCCAGTGGAAGACGACGACAACGCTGAAAATCAGAATATTGTCAACACGAGTCGCTTCGAGCTGATTTCCGACGATTCTGAAATCAACGACAACATGGCCAACGAAGTACGGGAAATCTGCTACGCCGCCAACAAGCACAACTGTTTCGTATGTAAGATTTGTTATTAA